A portion of the Bactrocera neohumeralis isolate Rockhampton chromosome 2, APGP_CSIRO_Bneo_wtdbg2-racon-allhic-juicebox.fasta_v2, whole genome shotgun sequence genome contains these proteins:
- the LOC126763605 gene encoding putative tyramine receptor 2: protein MTSENQPARTTEAASTTLPRKNGFFTQLSSKSFNARLSGSAERQTHSQQSNSTLHRPYGQTRSVPEGRFASGSRAQHLKTLLYEFLAITSTAATVAATTTATTGSQLTHINVATASTATPSIATKATSFAVVPTTFATTLSAVFPSVTSPNAFIQMNATTVGGDPPYSDDSAQFTLYDSSTESVLNASSVTVSYAATTASAHVAASMDAYLVALPWPKALAVAIFVLLILVTVVGNTLVILSVLTTRRLRTVTNCFVMNLAITDWLVGTCVMPPAVMLYVVGSWRYGWILCDIWISLDVLLCTGSILSLCAISLDRYLAVTQPLNYSKKRRSKRLALGMIFIVWVTALLITCPPYLGWYDPGRRHEGNVVCRYNQNKGYVVFSAMGSFFIPLAVMMYVYMKIGYVLTSRRQRMVRDAKSERTADHDIDCDNFISESEHYQCATPKFPSFKSRWGSGHASSNNCSAKNLSLHCSKCNKAYLGNVNGGSASINGGGLKHQASFYELVEVSRLTSIIQCSALNCKYAGVCMHSSAMGVPLAQRRSSSLPMQEVHFIEDGTSFSDNCLAANSALTTSMTTTRGLKFNPMLGQNQEQAQAHHHHNHHHNPHRIPMRVSTTKRDSKTAKTLTIVMGGFIACWLPFFTYYLLMPFLPPPAVFEGLMSFLTWVGWVNCAINPFIYAFYNPDFRTAFWRLTCRRICKQKPPLNHMAMFRG from the exons ATGACTTCCGAGAACCAGCCTGCTCGCACCACCGAAGCTGCCTCGACTACATTGCCAAGGAAAAACGGCTTTTTCACCCAACTATCATCGAAGTCCTTCAATGCGCGACTCTCCGGCTCCGCGGAGCGACAAACGCACAGCCAGCAATCAAATTCAACGTTACATAGACCCTACGGGCAGACGCGCAGTGTGCCGGAGGGTCGCTTTGCCAGCGGAAGCCGTGCACAGCATTTAAAAACACTACTCTACGAGTTCCTGGCAATAACGTCAACCGCCGCAACAGTTGCAGCCACCACGACAGCGACAACAGGTTCACAACTCACGCACATCAATGTTGCAACAGCGTCAACCGCAACACCGTCAATTGCCACAAAGGCAACTTCATTTGCGGTTGTGCCGACAACCTTCGCCACAACTCTGAGTGCAGTATTCCCCAGCGTTACATCCCCAAATGCATTTATTCAAATGAATGCCACCACTGTCGGCGGGGATCCCCCCTATTCAGATGACAGCGCCCAATTCACACTCTACGACTCTAGCACTGAGTCTGTTTTGAATGCTAGTAGTGTTACCGTGAGCTATGCCGCCACCACTGCCAGCGCTCACGTGGCTGCCTCCATGGACGCCTACCTGGTGGCGTTGCCCTGGCCGAAGGCGCTCGCAGTGGCAATTTTCGTGCTGCTGATCCTGGTGACGGTGGTCGGCAACACACTAGTCATACTGTCCGTGCTGACCACACGCCGGCTCCGAACCGTCACCAATTGCTTCGTGATGAACCTGGCCATCACTGATTGGCTTGTGGGCACGTGTGTGATGCCACCAGCTGTTATGCTCTATGTTGTTG GTAGCTGGCGCTATGGTTGGATCTTGTGTGACATTTGGATTTCACTGGACGTTCTGCTCTGCACCGGCTCCATACTGAGCTTGTGCGCCATTAGCCTGGACAG ATATCTTGCAGTGACTCAACCCCTAAATTATTCCAAAAAACGCCGTTCGAAGCGCTTGGCATTGGGCATGATATTCATTGTGTGGGTGACGGCGCTATTAATCACATGTCCACCGTACTTGGGTTG GTACGATCCGGGCCGTCGTCACGAAGGTAATGTCGTTTGCCGCTACAATCAAAATAAGGGATATGTGGTGTTTTCCGCAATGGGCTCATTTTTCATTCCGCTCGCCGTTATGATGTACGTTTACATGAAGATTGGCTACGTCCTCACGTCGCGGAGACAGCGCATGGTGCGTGATGCG AAGTCGGAGCGCACCGCGGACCATGATATAGACTGTGACAACTTTATTTCCGAGTCGGAGCATTATCAATGTGCCACGCCGAAATTTCCCTCCTTCAAGTCGCGTTGGGGCAGCGGCCATGCCAGCAGCAACAACTGCTCTGCCAAAAATCTCAGTTTACATTGCAGCAAATGCAATAAGGCCTACCTCGGCAATGTCAACGGTGGTAGTGCCAGCATTAATGGTGGCGGTCTCAAGCATCAGGCATCGTTCTACGAGTTGGTTGAGGTGTCACGTTTAACATCAATAATTCAGTGTTCGGCACTCAATTGTAAATACGCCGGCGTCTGTATGCATTCCAGTGCGATGGGTGTACCGCTGGCCCAACGGCGCTCCTCCTCATTGCCCATGCAAGAAGTGCACTTCATCGAGGATGGCACGTCGTTTTCTGATAATTGTCTGGCGGCCAACTCCGCGCTTACCACAAGCATGACCACAACAAGAGGTTTGAAATTCAATCCGATGTTGGGACAAAATCAAGAGCAGGCGCAAGCACACCATCACCACAATCACCACCATAATCCCCATCGCATACCGATGCGTGTGTCCACAACGAAGCGGGATTCGAAAACCGCCAAGACGCTGACCATCGTTATGGGCGGCTTCATCGCCTGTTGGCTGCCGTTCTTTACCTACTACTTGTTGATGCCATTCCTGCCCCCACCGGCGGTGTTTGAGGGTCTCATGTCCTTTCTGACATGGGTCGGCTGGGTGAACTGCGCCATTAATCCTTTCATCTATGCTTTCTACAATCCCGATTTTCGCACCGCCTTTTGGCGTTTAACTTGTCGACGCATTTGTAAGCAGAAGCCGCCACTCAACCATATGGCCATGTTCCGGGGCTAA